GGTCGAGGAACGCGGCCGGCAGCCGGTGCGGCACCGTGGCGAAGGTGCAGTAGTGGCAGCGGTCCCGGCAGAGCCGGGTCAGCGGGACGAAGACCTTCTTGGAGAAGGTGACCACACCGGGACGTCCGGCCTCGCGCAGACCGGCGTCGCGGATGTCGCCGGCGATCCGGAGCAGCTCGTCCAGCGGGACGCCCCGGGCGGTCAGCAGCGCCGTCGCCTCGTCCAGGTCCAGCGCCCGCCCGGTCGCGGCCCGGCGCAGCGCCCGCTGCACACTTGCCGCGGTCGGGGCGGAGTCGGTGCGATCAACCATCCGCCCAGCCTATGCGCTGACGCCGACGGTCCGCCCGCACGCCGGGACCCCACCCCGCCGAACGCCGCCCGTCCTCCGCCACACCGCAACCCGGCGGCTCCCCGACGAGGCCGCCGCACGGCGCCGCCAGCCGGCGGCCCTCGGGAGGCCGCGCTGCAACGGAAGGAGTGGCCTCCCCGTGTGCGGAGGCCACTCCTTACAGACAGTCGTTCGTGGCGTGGGACCGGTCGCCGGAGCGCCGGCGGTGGGTCAGCGCGGGTGGTTGGGGTCGTCCCGGTGGAAGCGCTGGGTGTGGTCGCCGTCGGGCGGGGTCGGCTGGCCGAACTCCGGTGACTGCCGCGGGATGGCCTGGGTCGGGTCGGCCGACGGCGGCTGGCCGAACGGTGGCGCCGAGTGCGGGGCGCCGGCCGGCGGGGCCGAGTGCGGCGCGGTGCCGTACGGCGGGGCGGTGTTGAACGGCGGCGCCGACGGGTTCGGCTGCCCGTGCTGGCCGGGCGGCGGGTAGCCGCCGGGCTGGTTCGGGGCCGGGTAGCCGGGCTGGTTGGGGGCCGGGTAACCGCCGGCCGACGGGTAGCCGCCCGGGCCGGGCACCGGGTAGCCGCCGGGCTGGCCGGGGTGGCCGCCCTGCTGCGGCCAACCGGGCTGCGGCTGGCCGTAGACGCCGGGCTGCGGCTTGGGCCGGGGCGTGTAGTACAGGGCGCGCCAGACCTTGAAGACGACGTATCCGGCGACGGCGAAGATCGCCAGCCAGGCGGCCCGGGTCAGCAGCCCGAGCAGGGCGTCGAGCACCTCCGCCTCGGCGAGCCGGCCGACGAGCCAGATCAGGAAGGTCAGCGCGCCGAAGAGCGCGCCGAACGCGTACTCGCCGAGGGCGACCTGGGTGATCAGCTTGGCCTTGGGCAGCACCGGCCGCACATGGGTGGCGAGCAGCACGGCCAGCACCGGCAGCACGGTCGACTCGACGCCGACGAAGATGAAGAAGGTGCTCCCCGCCCGGCCGCTGAAGGTGCTGTAGTCGTCCATCGGCACCAGCAGCCGGAAGAGGCCGACGAAGAGAAGCACGGCGTTCGCGCCGAGCAGTACGAGCGCGGCCAGTTCGCGCAGTGGCTTGGTCAGCTGGCTGGCCTGCGTCGCGTCGGTGGACGCGGGCTCGGCGGGGCTGGTCACGAGCTCCCCCTGGGGACGAAAACGGACAGTTGCCGACGTGAGCCTAGTCTGCTTACTACTGGTTGCTCATTGGTGAGCGGTTCGGATTATTCGCTCTCCGCTCGGTGCTGGCCGGGCTGGACTCCTGGACCGGCAGTCTGGTCCGGTGGCGATCGGTCCTGTCCTGCAGGATCTGCTTCACCTTGTGGTGTGGGGTTTGCAGGGCGATGTCGGGGTCGCCTGCTCGTTGCAGGATGCGGACGGACTCATCGGCACGTGAGTGCGCCGCCACGACGCCCAGCTGTCACCGACAGTAACCACCATGACCGAGCATCCAAGGCCGGCTGTAAGCATGTGGTGGGACGGATTCAAGCATGTGGTGGGACTAGAAATCACGTCTCCCCGGCCACCGGCGGACGGCGGCGGCCCGTGCGCAAGGATGGACGCCATGCGCATCGTGGTTCTGACCGGCGGGATCGGCGGCGCCCGGTTCCTGCTCGGCGTCCGGGCGTACGCCCGGGAGGTGGGGGCCGAGGTGACCGCTGTGGTCAACGTCGGCGACGACCTGCTGCTGCACGGGTTGAAGGTCTGCCCCGACCTGGACAGCGTGATGTACACGCTGGGCGGCGGCGCCGACCCGGAGCGGGGCTGGGGTCGGGTGGGTGAGACCTGGACGGTCAAGTCGGAACTCTCGGCGTACGGCGCCGAGCCGAGCTGGTTCGGCCTCGGCGACAAGGACATCGCGACGCACCTGGTGCGGTCGACGATGCTCAACGCCGGGTATCCGCTCTCCGCGGTGACCCGGGCGCTGGCCACCCGGTGGGAGCCGGGCCTGGCCATGCTGCCGGCCACCGACGACCGGCTGGAGACCCACGTGGTCGTGGATGGCGACCAGGGGCAGCGGGCGATCCACTTCCAGGAGTGGTGGGTGCGGTACCGGGCGGACATCCCGACGCACCGGTTCGTCTTCGTCGGCGCGGAGACCGCGAAGCCGGCGCCGGGGGTGCTGGAGGCGATCGGCTCCGCCGACGTGGTGCTGATCGCGCCGAGCAACCCGGTGGTGAGCATCGCGCCGATCCTGGCCGTACCCGGGTTGCGCGAAGCGGTCACCGACGGGCCGGCGCCGGTGGTGGGCCTGTCGCCGGTCATCGGCGGGGCGCCGGTGCGCGGCATGGCCGATCGTTGCCTGGCCGTGCTCGGCGTGGAGTGCAGCGCGGCCGGGGTGGGCGGGCTCTACGGCGGACGGTCGACGGGCGGGCTGCTCGACGGCTGGCTGGTCGCGCCGGAGGACGAGGGCGCACTGGTGCCGGAGGTGACCGTGCGGACGGCGCCGCTGCGGATGACCGACGAGGCGGCGACGGTAGCGATGGTCCGCGCCGCATTGGAGCTGGTGTGAGGCTGGAGATCCTGCCGGTGCCGGGCATCGGCGACGTGACCGAGGGCGATGACCTGGCGGCGCTGATCGCCACCGCGGCGCCGTGGCTGCACGACGGCGACGTGCTCGTGGTGACCAGCAAGATCGTGTCGAAGGCGGAGGGCCGGCTGGTCGACGTGCCCGCGGACGGCCCGGAGCGGCTCGCCGCCCGGGACGAGGTGCTCGCCGCCGAGACGGCCCGGGTGGTGGCCGCCCGGGGGGCGACCCGGATCGTGCAGACCCACCACGGCTTCGTGATGGCCTCCGCCGGGATCGACGCCTCGAACGTCGACAAGACCCGGCTGGTGCTCCTCCCGGAGGACCCGGACGCCTCGGCCCGGGCGTTGCGCGCCGCGCTGCGGGACCGCTACGACCTCGACGTCGCGGTGATCATCAGCGACACGATGGGCCGGCCCTGGCGCAACGGGCTCACCGACGTGGCGCTCGGGGTGGCCGGGATGCCTGCCATCCGGGACCACCGGGGCGAGATCGATCCGTACGGCAACGAGCTGCAACTGACCCAGATGGCCGTGGTCGACGAGCTGGCCGGCGCCGGCGAGCTGATCAAGGGCAAGTGCGACCAGGTGCCGGTCGCGGTGGTGCGGGGCTACCTCGGCGTGGCCCGGGCCGACGACGGCGAGGGCGCCCGGGCCCTGGTCCGGGACGCCGAGCTGGACCTCTTCTCGCTGGGTACCGCCGAAGCGAAGGCGGCCGGGCTCCGCGCGGCCGCCACCCTGGCAGACGGGCCCGGGCCGACGCCGGCCGACCCGGCCGCGGTCGACCGGGCCGTCGCCGCGGTCGCCGACGTGGTCGCGCCCGGCACGGTCTTCACCCACGTCAGGGACGAGGAGGTACGCGCCGGTCTGGTGGCCACCGTGCCGGGCTGGCCGGAGCGGGCCAGCGGGCTGCTCCTCGGTGCCCCGCCGACCCCGGTCGACCAGCCGGACCTGGTGCGCTTCGGCGCCGACCTGCAGCGGCTGCGGACCGCGCTGGCCGCGGAGGGGATCTCCTCCGCGCTCCTGCCGCCGCCCGTCGGCAGCACCGCCAGCGCCGCCCTGGCCATCTGACCCGCGGCCCGCGCCGGCCGGCCTCCGCACCCTGGGACCAGCCGCGCCGATGTCGGCCGCCCGGGCGGTACGGGTGGGTCAGGCGTCGAGCATGGCGCGGCCGAGCGGGGTGAGGGTGTGCAGCACGGTGTTGCGGTCCCGGTGGCTGACCAGCAGC
The window above is part of the Micromonospora inositola genome. Proteins encoded here:
- the cofD gene encoding 2-phospho-L-lactate transferase yields the protein MRIVVLTGGIGGARFLLGVRAYAREVGAEVTAVVNVGDDLLLHGLKVCPDLDSVMYTLGGGADPERGWGRVGETWTVKSELSAYGAEPSWFGLGDKDIATHLVRSTMLNAGYPLSAVTRALATRWEPGLAMLPATDDRLETHVVVDGDQGQRAIHFQEWWVRYRADIPTHRFVFVGAETAKPAPGVLEAIGSADVVLIAPSNPVVSIAPILAVPGLREAVTDGPAPVVGLSPVIGGAPVRGMADRCLAVLGVECSAAGVGGLYGGRSTGGLLDGWLVAPEDEGALVPEVTVRTAPLRMTDEAATVAMVRAALELV
- a CDS encoding coenzyme F420-0:L-glutamate ligase codes for the protein MRLEILPVPGIGDVTEGDDLAALIATAAPWLHDGDVLVVTSKIVSKAEGRLVDVPADGPERLAARDEVLAAETARVVAARGATRIVQTHHGFVMASAGIDASNVDKTRLVLLPEDPDASARALRAALRDRYDLDVAVIISDTMGRPWRNGLTDVALGVAGMPAIRDHRGEIDPYGNELQLTQMAVVDELAGAGELIKGKCDQVPVAVVRGYLGVARADDGEGARALVRDAELDLFSLGTAEAKAAGLRAAATLADGPGPTPADPAAVDRAVAAVADVVAPGTVFTHVRDEEVRAGLVATVPGWPERASGLLLGAPPTPVDQPDLVRFGADLQRLRTALAAEGISSALLPPPVGSTASAALAI